A single Stigmatopora argus isolate UIUO_Sarg chromosome 7, RoL_Sarg_1.0, whole genome shotgun sequence DNA region contains:
- the LOC144077195 gene encoding somatostatin receptor type 5 isoform X3, translated as MEPLDVLNFSSPYANVSSGMFITQSIPFQGSSTLLTGVIYITVFLLGLVGNSLAIYVVLRHAKMKTNVLSYWPFGSILCRLVMTADSMTQFTSVFCLTVMSVDRYLAVVHPIRSSKWRHTRVAKAVSAGVWAASFVVVLPVVIFSDVQETFNSCNMIWPEPADVWSTAFILYTSAVGFFGPVLIICFCYLLIVFKVCLHVCLWVLPYPWLHFPICVLISTQVKSSGKCAGLTSRRRSERKVTRMVMVIVLVFVLCWLPFFIINIVNLVVIIPESSAAAGVYFLAVILSYANSCANPLLYGFLCDNFKQSFRKVLCLKRIRCKANGVAHTDPSARRMVRSMPTDCAPQSQVSNHPGSSQATGLHISHTTADLHFCASACNPLLSTDLQYPRTAATITESPKSATAEIPTISTVTGVPAIF; from the exons ATGGAGCCATTGGATGTGCTGAATTTTTCTTCACCTTACGCCAACGTCTCCTCCGGGATGTTCATCACGCAGAGCATCCCCTTCCAGGGGAGCAGCACCCTGCTGACGGGGGTCATCTACATCACCGTTTTTCTGCTGGGTCTGGTCGGCAACAGCCTGGCCATCTACGTGGTGCTTCGCCACGCCAAAATGAAAACG AACGTGCTCTCCTATTGGCCCTTCGGGTCCATCCTGTGTCGGCTGGTCATGACCGCCGACTCCATGACCCAGTTCACGTCCGTTTTCTGTCTCACCGTCATGTCCGTGGACCGCTACCTGGCCGTGGTGCATCCGATCCGCAGTTCCAAGTGGAGGCACACACGCGTGGCCAAAGCGGTCAGCGCAGGGGTGTGGGCTGCGTCTTTTGTGGTGGTCCTGCCCGTGGTCATCTTCTCGGATGTGCAG GAGACATTTAACTCGTGCAACATGATCTGGCCAGAACCAGCAGACGTTTGGTCAACTGCTTTTATTCTCTACACCTCCGCAGTTGGCTTCTTTGGACCTGTGCTCATCATCTGCTTCTGCTACTTGCTGATAGTATTTAaagtgtgtttgcatgtgtgtctGTGGGTGCTTCCATACCCTTGGTTGCACTTCCCGATATGTGTCTTAATTTCCACGCAGGTGAAATCTTCGGGAAAGTGCGCAGGCCTCACCTCGCGACGGCGTTCTGAGCGTAAAGTGACTCGGATGGTGATGGTTATCGTGCTGGTTTTTGTGCTGTGCTGGCTGCCGTTCTTCATCATCAACATCGTCAACCTTGTCGTCATCATCCCAGAGTCCAGCGCCGCCGCGGGAGTATATTTCTTGGCCGTCATCCTGTCGTACGCCAACTCCTGCGCCAACCCTCTGCTCTACGGTTTCCTTTGCGATAACTTCAAACAGAGCTTCAGAAAA GTGCTGTGCTTAAAGAGGATACGATGCAAAGCCAACGGTGTGGCCCACACTGACCCGAGTGCTCGCCGTATGGTGAGGTCAATGCCAACTGACTGCGCCCCTCAAAGTCAAGTATCCAACCACCCTGGGAGCAGCCAG GCCACAGGCTTACATATTTCTCACACCACGGCCGACTTGCACTTTTGTGCTTCAGCATGCAATCCATTGCTCTCCACAGACCTGCAATACCCCAGGACTGCTGCAACAATTACAGAATCCCCCAAGAGTGCCACGGCTGAAATTCCCACTATTTCCACAGTTACTGGAGTGCCTGCCATCTTTTAG
- the LOC144077195 gene encoding somatostatin receptor type 5 isoform X2: MEPLDVLNFSSPYANVSSGMFITQSIPFQGSSTLLTGVIYITVFLLGLVGNSLAIYVVLRHAKMKTVTNIYILNLAIADELYIIGLPFLTTQNVLSYWPFGSILCRLVMTADSMTQFTSVFCLTVMSVDRYLAVVHPIRSSKWRHTRVAKAVSAGVWAASFVVVLPVVIFSDVQETFNSCNMIWPEPADVWSTAFILYTSAVGFFGPVLIICFCYLLIVFKVKSSGKCAGLTSRRRSERKVTRMVMVIVLVFVLCWLPFFIINIVNLVVIIPESSAAAGVYFLAVILSYANSCANPLLYGFLCDNFKQSFRKVLCLKRIRCKANGVAHTDPSARRMVRSMPTDCAPQSQVSNHPGSSQATGLHISHTTADLHFCASACNPLLSTDLQYPRTAATITESPKSATAEIPTISTVTGVPAIF; this comes from the exons ATGGAGCCATTGGATGTGCTGAATTTTTCTTCACCTTACGCCAACGTCTCCTCCGGGATGTTCATCACGCAGAGCATCCCCTTCCAGGGGAGCAGCACCCTGCTGACGGGGGTCATCTACATCACCGTTTTTCTGCTGGGTCTGGTCGGCAACAGCCTGGCCATCTACGTGGTGCTTCGCCACGCCAAAATGAAAACGGTGACCAACATTTACATCCTCAACTTGGCCATCGCCGACGAGCTCTACATCATCGGGCTGCCTTTCCTCACCACGCAGAACGTGCTCTCCTATTGGCCCTTCGGGTCCATCCTGTGTCGGCTGGTCATGACCGCCGACTCCATGACCCAGTTCACGTCCGTTTTCTGTCTCACCGTCATGTCCGTGGACCGCTACCTGGCCGTGGTGCATCCGATCCGCAGTTCCAAGTGGAGGCACACACGCGTGGCCAAAGCGGTCAGCGCAGGGGTGTGGGCTGCGTCTTTTGTGGTGGTCCTGCCCGTGGTCATCTTCTCGGATGTGCAG GAGACATTTAACTCGTGCAACATGATCTGGCCAGAACCAGCAGACGTTTGGTCAACTGCTTTTATTCTCTACACCTCCGCAGTTGGCTTCTTTGGACCTGTGCTCATCATCTGCTTCTGCTACTTGCTGATAGTATTTAaa GTGAAATCTTCGGGAAAGTGCGCAGGCCTCACCTCGCGACGGCGTTCTGAGCGTAAAGTGACTCGGATGGTGATGGTTATCGTGCTGGTTTTTGTGCTGTGCTGGCTGCCGTTCTTCATCATCAACATCGTCAACCTTGTCGTCATCATCCCAGAGTCCAGCGCCGCCGCGGGAGTATATTTCTTGGCCGTCATCCTGTCGTACGCCAACTCCTGCGCCAACCCTCTGCTCTACGGTTTCCTTTGCGATAACTTCAAACAGAGCTTCAGAAAA GTGCTGTGCTTAAAGAGGATACGATGCAAAGCCAACGGTGTGGCCCACACTGACCCGAGTGCTCGCCGTATGGTGAGGTCAATGCCAACTGACTGCGCCCCTCAAAGTCAAGTATCCAACCACCCTGGGAGCAGCCAG GCCACAGGCTTACATATTTCTCACACCACGGCCGACTTGCACTTTTGTGCTTCAGCATGCAATCCATTGCTCTCCACAGACCTGCAATACCCCAGGACTGCTGCAACAATTACAGAATCCCCCAAGAGTGCCACGGCTGAAATTCCCACTATTTCCACAGTTACTGGAGTGCCTGCCATCTTTTAG
- the LOC144077195 gene encoding somatostatin receptor type 5 isoform X1, translating to MEPLDVLNFSSPYANVSSGMFITQSIPFQGSSTLLTGVIYITVFLLGLVGNSLAIYVVLRHAKMKTVTNIYILNLAIADELYIIGLPFLTTQNVLSYWPFGSILCRLVMTADSMTQFTSVFCLTVMSVDRYLAVVHPIRSSKWRHTRVAKAVSAGVWAASFVVVLPVVIFSDVQETFNSCNMIWPEPADVWSTAFILYTSAVGFFGPVLIICFCYLLIVFKVCLHVCLWVLPYPWLHFPICVLISTQVKSSGKCAGLTSRRRSERKVTRMVMVIVLVFVLCWLPFFIINIVNLVVIIPESSAAAGVYFLAVILSYANSCANPLLYGFLCDNFKQSFRKVLCLKRIRCKANGVAHTDPSARRMVRSMPTDCAPQSQVSNHPGSSQATGLHISHTTADLHFCASACNPLLSTDLQYPRTAATITESPKSATAEIPTISTVTGVPAIF from the exons ATGGAGCCATTGGATGTGCTGAATTTTTCTTCACCTTACGCCAACGTCTCCTCCGGGATGTTCATCACGCAGAGCATCCCCTTCCAGGGGAGCAGCACCCTGCTGACGGGGGTCATCTACATCACCGTTTTTCTGCTGGGTCTGGTCGGCAACAGCCTGGCCATCTACGTGGTGCTTCGCCACGCCAAAATGAAAACGGTGACCAACATTTACATCCTCAACTTGGCCATCGCCGACGAGCTCTACATCATCGGGCTGCCTTTCCTCACCACGCAGAACGTGCTCTCCTATTGGCCCTTCGGGTCCATCCTGTGTCGGCTGGTCATGACCGCCGACTCCATGACCCAGTTCACGTCCGTTTTCTGTCTCACCGTCATGTCCGTGGACCGCTACCTGGCCGTGGTGCATCCGATCCGCAGTTCCAAGTGGAGGCACACACGCGTGGCCAAAGCGGTCAGCGCAGGGGTGTGGGCTGCGTCTTTTGTGGTGGTCCTGCCCGTGGTCATCTTCTCGGATGTGCAG GAGACATTTAACTCGTGCAACATGATCTGGCCAGAACCAGCAGACGTTTGGTCAACTGCTTTTATTCTCTACACCTCCGCAGTTGGCTTCTTTGGACCTGTGCTCATCATCTGCTTCTGCTACTTGCTGATAGTATTTAaagtgtgtttgcatgtgtgtctGTGGGTGCTTCCATACCCTTGGTTGCACTTCCCGATATGTGTCTTAATTTCCACGCAGGTGAAATCTTCGGGAAAGTGCGCAGGCCTCACCTCGCGACGGCGTTCTGAGCGTAAAGTGACTCGGATGGTGATGGTTATCGTGCTGGTTTTTGTGCTGTGCTGGCTGCCGTTCTTCATCATCAACATCGTCAACCTTGTCGTCATCATCCCAGAGTCCAGCGCCGCCGCGGGAGTATATTTCTTGGCCGTCATCCTGTCGTACGCCAACTCCTGCGCCAACCCTCTGCTCTACGGTTTCCTTTGCGATAACTTCAAACAGAGCTTCAGAAAA GTGCTGTGCTTAAAGAGGATACGATGCAAAGCCAACGGTGTGGCCCACACTGACCCGAGTGCTCGCCGTATGGTGAGGTCAATGCCAACTGACTGCGCCCCTCAAAGTCAAGTATCCAACCACCCTGGGAGCAGCCAG GCCACAGGCTTACATATTTCTCACACCACGGCCGACTTGCACTTTTGTGCTTCAGCATGCAATCCATTGCTCTCCACAGACCTGCAATACCCCAGGACTGCTGCAACAATTACAGAATCCCCCAAGAGTGCCACGGCTGAAATTCCCACTATTTCCACAGTTACTGGAGTGCCTGCCATCTTTTAG
- the gprc5bb gene encoding G protein-coupled receptor, class C, group 5, member Bb isoform X1 encodes MMQLPVNLSKMAVDSFSIFLLLLIGSCASHPSPPPPLGCSGHVDPTYRVLCDLESVWGVVLEAVACSGGLTSLILALFLLVKLRTISDPARRSGIGPLLLLLGTLLGIFPISLAFLVGKNQVLCVIRRAFWGPLFALCFSSLLVQGLRLRRLVAGKSSPSGSSLAALGLALALVQGIISAEWVLLTVVREGHPACEYPPLDFALACSYTLGLLLIAMGLSLAVVLCGGELGAESAHDNDEDREDESDKRRWKCNAVWLFLASLSSALLWVAWLGFYLYGSQAMRLRGKTARQGKAEDRLMDEPALAVALVVQGWILLLFHGIPESHLCLWNRSQCGGQDFFDTSETTPPHFRDEPPPHAHQPFQENQAFSMEEHGASLRSGNYQSGHGSVRPGIAFRGHVYQPTEMALVMNGGAMPTGPINYTGRRLW; translated from the exons ATGATGCAATTACCAGTGAATCTCTCAAAG ATGGCTGTCGACAGTTTCTCCATCTTCCTCCTGCTACTGATCGGCTCTTGCGCTTCGCACCCGTCACCTCCTCCTCCGCTGGGATGTAGTGGGCATGTGGATCCCACTTACAGGGTGCTGTGTGACCTGGAGTCGGTGTGGGGCGTTGTTTTGGAGGCGGTGGCCTGCAGCGGGGGCCTCACCTCTCTGATCCTCGCCTTGTTCCTACTCGTCAAACTCCGCACCATTTCGGACCCGGCCAGGCGCTCGGGGATCGGACCCCTTCTACTACTCCTGGGAACGCTCCTCGGGATATTCCCCATCTCTTTGGCGTTCCTGGTGGGGAAGAACCAGGTCCTATGTGTGATTCGTAGAGCCTTTTGGGGCCCCCTCTTCGCCCTTTGCTTCTCTAGCTTGCTGGTTCAAGGTCTGAGGCTCAGGAGGCTGGTGGCTGGGAAGAGCAGTCCATCGGGGAGCTCGCTGGCTGCGCTGGGCCTGGCACTGGCCTTGGTTCAGGGGATTATTTCCGCCGAATGGGTCCTGCTCACTGTGGTCAGGGAGGGTCATCCGGCCTGCGAGTATCCACCTTTGGACTTTGCGCTGGCGTGCAGTTATACCTTGGGGTTACTCCTCATAGCCATGGGGCTCTCTCTAGCGGTGGTCCTGTGCGGGGGGGAGCTGGGGGCGGAATCGGCTCACGACAACGATGAAGATAGAGAAGACGAAAGTGACAAGAGGAGATGGAAGTGCAACGCCGTCTGGCTTTTTCTTGCAAGTCTGTCATCGGCGTTGCTGTGGGTGGCCTGGCTTGGCTTTTATCTGTATGGGAGCCAAGCAATGAGGCTAAGGGGGAAGACCGCCAGGCAAGGAAAGGCGGAAGACCGCCTGATGGACGAGCCCGCCTTGGCGGTAGCCCTGGTGGTTCAAGGATGGATCCTTTTACTTTTCCACGGCATTCCAGAGAGCCACCTCTGTCTCTGGAACCGGTCGCAGTGTGGAGGGCAAGATTTCTTTGACACCAGCGAGACGACTCCTCCACATTTCAGAGACGAGCCCCCTCCACATGCCCACCAACCCTTCCAGGAAAACCAGGCCTTTTCCATGGAGGAGCACGGTGCAA GTCTCCGAAGTGGAAACTACCAAAGCGGTCATGGGAGTGTTCGCCCTGGCATTGCCTTCAGAGGTCATGTCTACCAACCGACTGAAATGGCTCTTGTTATGAATGGTGGCGCG ATGCCCACCGGCCCAATTAACTACACTGGAAGACGACTATGGTAA
- the gprc5bb gene encoding G protein-coupled receptor, class C, group 5, member Bb isoform X2, whose protein sequence is MAVDSFSIFLLLLIGSCASHPSPPPPLGCSGHVDPTYRVLCDLESVWGVVLEAVACSGGLTSLILALFLLVKLRTISDPARRSGIGPLLLLLGTLLGIFPISLAFLVGKNQVLCVIRRAFWGPLFALCFSSLLVQGLRLRRLVAGKSSPSGSSLAALGLALALVQGIISAEWVLLTVVREGHPACEYPPLDFALACSYTLGLLLIAMGLSLAVVLCGGELGAESAHDNDEDREDESDKRRWKCNAVWLFLASLSSALLWVAWLGFYLYGSQAMRLRGKTARQGKAEDRLMDEPALAVALVVQGWILLLFHGIPESHLCLWNRSQCGGQDFFDTSETTPPHFRDEPPPHAHQPFQENQAFSMEEHGASLRSGNYQSGHGSVRPGIAFRGHVYQPTEMALVMNGGAMPTGPINYTGRRLW, encoded by the exons ATGGCTGTCGACAGTTTCTCCATCTTCCTCCTGCTACTGATCGGCTCTTGCGCTTCGCACCCGTCACCTCCTCCTCCGCTGGGATGTAGTGGGCATGTGGATCCCACTTACAGGGTGCTGTGTGACCTGGAGTCGGTGTGGGGCGTTGTTTTGGAGGCGGTGGCCTGCAGCGGGGGCCTCACCTCTCTGATCCTCGCCTTGTTCCTACTCGTCAAACTCCGCACCATTTCGGACCCGGCCAGGCGCTCGGGGATCGGACCCCTTCTACTACTCCTGGGAACGCTCCTCGGGATATTCCCCATCTCTTTGGCGTTCCTGGTGGGGAAGAACCAGGTCCTATGTGTGATTCGTAGAGCCTTTTGGGGCCCCCTCTTCGCCCTTTGCTTCTCTAGCTTGCTGGTTCAAGGTCTGAGGCTCAGGAGGCTGGTGGCTGGGAAGAGCAGTCCATCGGGGAGCTCGCTGGCTGCGCTGGGCCTGGCACTGGCCTTGGTTCAGGGGATTATTTCCGCCGAATGGGTCCTGCTCACTGTGGTCAGGGAGGGTCATCCGGCCTGCGAGTATCCACCTTTGGACTTTGCGCTGGCGTGCAGTTATACCTTGGGGTTACTCCTCATAGCCATGGGGCTCTCTCTAGCGGTGGTCCTGTGCGGGGGGGAGCTGGGGGCGGAATCGGCTCACGACAACGATGAAGATAGAGAAGACGAAAGTGACAAGAGGAGATGGAAGTGCAACGCCGTCTGGCTTTTTCTTGCAAGTCTGTCATCGGCGTTGCTGTGGGTGGCCTGGCTTGGCTTTTATCTGTATGGGAGCCAAGCAATGAGGCTAAGGGGGAAGACCGCCAGGCAAGGAAAGGCGGAAGACCGCCTGATGGACGAGCCCGCCTTGGCGGTAGCCCTGGTGGTTCAAGGATGGATCCTTTTACTTTTCCACGGCATTCCAGAGAGCCACCTCTGTCTCTGGAACCGGTCGCAGTGTGGAGGGCAAGATTTCTTTGACACCAGCGAGACGACTCCTCCACATTTCAGAGACGAGCCCCCTCCACATGCCCACCAACCCTTCCAGGAAAACCAGGCCTTTTCCATGGAGGAGCACGGTGCAA GTCTCCGAAGTGGAAACTACCAAAGCGGTCATGGGAGTGTTCGCCCTGGCATTGCCTTCAGAGGTCATGTCTACCAACCGACTGAAATGGCTCTTGTTATGAATGGTGGCGCG ATGCCCACCGGCCCAATTAACTACACTGGAAGACGACTATGGTAA
- the knop1 gene encoding uncharacterized protein knop1, protein MNTLCKSDPDEVIFISERSPRNDNIVVIDKAKRLALQREIDEESSPKPDLESKPKCAPVQRSDVKMKITAEACEDVKNKDEKSKKEQTFSPKTNNSTVANDVPQSVEKKRKEDSAEVEVEKEEKKKQSAEIKNESDQNKSIKEKLTDQEEEIKNEKKSPEAQIKQKISLDEEKVAKKDVNFINGSHVTEDNAVIEKKTKKDKHKKEQASSPKMKNSTVANSVPQIVENKIKEDSAEVEVEKKEKKKKRRSDIENENDQNESITEKLTDQEEEIKNEKKSYKSQIKHEISLGEEKVTKKDKRKKSIDFLNGSHITDDNAGIEKKTKQDKQKKEHASSPKMKKSTVANGVPQIAEKKRKEDSSEVEVVEKEKKKKKKEKKRRSDIENVQNESIKEKLTEQEEEIKTEKKSHKSQIKHEISLGEEKMTKKAKGKKGIDFLNGSHVTDDDAVIEKKTKRDKKTKCKKKSKDEARQIKDEHISTEEDAKVSKKGKKKRNKIPMVSEEKNDNTKTKTKRKRDVAEDDESIKTKKKKTAKLKLIKTEDTVEEPDVQKTAEVPKKSKKKRNKIPVVSEEKDDNIKTTTKRKRDVAEEDESIKSKKKKTAKLKLIKTEVTEDVPKKGKKKRNKIPVVSEEKNDNIKVKTKRKSDVAEEDESIKSKKKKTAKLKLIKSEDTVEDLDGQKAAEVKKEKKKKKTNEASLDNGKPEVQQKEKSRKMVIVEVGKTKQKKKEKKAKKCDPGAEEEMQPKKEKKTKVEDLQCEERENVQLSKKRKEKLSVQEEPEEVHPDSSLKKKSQIKKEKIPKELDNQDTSEQEVAFLSAKIGNTDEVTINKERRQALQLEIDMASQPQQTEKTSFGQWSTAHFESSQQKQKFLKLMGGFKQEFRPAASASSPKQNMALGKEAQEHLQRGLLGVFQQAQSRQMGGGAGLGFGQSSNKFSIDINARRSVRFDD, encoded by the exons atgaatacattgtgCAAA AGCGACCCTGACGAAGTGATCTTCATTTCTGAAAGGTCTCCGCGGAATGACAATATTGTTGTCATTGATAAG GCGAAGAGGCTTGCTCTGCAGAGAGAAATTGATGAAGAATCCTCCCCAAAGCCGGATTTAGAG TCAAAACCCAAGTGTGCTCCTGTGCAAAGATCTGATGTCAAAATGAAAATTACAGCAGAGGCATGCGAGGACGTGAAAAATAAAGACGAGAAAAGCAAGAAAGAACAAACCTTCTCACCTAAAACGAACAACTCCACAGTTGCTAACGATGTCCCACAGAGtgtggaaaagaaaagaaaagaggacTCGGCAGAAGTAGAGGTTGAGaaggaagagaagaaaaaacaaagtgcTGAAATCAAAAATGAAAGTGACCAAAACAAAAGCATAAAGGAAAAGCTGACCGACCAAGAAGAGGAAATTAAGAACGAGAAAAAGTCACCTGAAGCTCAGATTAAACAAAAAATCAGTCTTGACGAAGAGaaagtggcaaaaaaagacGTTAATTTTATAAATGGCTCTCACGTTACAGAAGATAATGCAGTTATCgaaaagaaaactaaaaaagATAAACACAAGAAAGAACAAGCTTCCTcaccaaaaatgaaaaactcGACAGTTGCTAACAGTGTCCCACAGAtcgtagaaaataaaataaaagaggaCTCGGCAGAAGTAGAAGTTGAgaagaaagagaagaagaagaaacgaAGGTCCgatattgaaaatgaaaatgaccaaAACGAAAGCATAACGGAAAAGCTGACCGACCAAGAAGAGGAAATTAAGAATGAGAAAAAGTCATATAAATCTCAGATTAAACATGAAATCAGTCTTGGCGAAgagaaagtgacaaaaaaagacaaaaggaaaaaaagcattgattTTCTAAATGGCTCACACATTACAGATGACAATGCAGGTATCGAAAAGAAAACTAAACAAGATAAACAGAAGAAAGAACACGCTTCTtcaccaaaaatgaaaaaatccaCAGTTGCTAACGGTGTGCCACAGAttgcagaaaagaaaagaaaagaggacTCATCAGAAGTAGAAGTTGTggagaaagagaagaaaaagaagaagaaagagaagAAACGAAGGTCTGAtattgaaaatgtccaaaaCGAAAGCATAAAGGAAAAGCTGACCGAACAAGAAGAGGAAATTAAGACTGAGAAAAAGTCACATAAATCTCAGATTAAACATGAAATCAGTCTTGGCgaagaaaaaatgacaaaaaaagccaaagGGAAAAAAGGCATTGATTTTCTAAATGGCTCACACGTTACAGATGACGATGCAGTTATCGAAAAGAAAACTAAAcgagataaaaaaacaaaatgtaagaaaaaaagtaaagatGAGGCAAGACAAATTAAAGATGAACATATTTCGACAGAGGAAGACGCAAAGGTGTCAAAAAAGGGCAAGAAGAAACGGAATAAGATCCCTATGGTGAGTGAAGAGAAGAatgacaacactaaaaccaagaCAAAGAGGAAACGGGATGTAGCTGAAGACGATGaatcaatcaaaacaaaaaagaagaaaacagccaaattaaaattaattaagaCTGAAGACACGGTGGAAGAGCCAGATGTACAAAAGACCGCAGAGGTGCccaaaaaaagcaagaaaaagCGGAATAAGATACCTGTAGTAAGTGAAGAGAAGGATGACAACATTAAAACCACGACAAAGAGGAAACGGGATGTAGCCGAAGAGGatgaatcaatcaaatcaaaaaagaagaaaacagctaaattaaaattaattaagaCTGAAGTCACGGAAGACGTGCCaaaaaaaggcaagaaaaaGCGGAATAAGATACCTGTGGTGAGTGAAGAGAAGAATGACAACATTAAAGTCAAGACAAAAAGGAAATCGGATGTCGCCGAAGAGGATGAATCAATTAaatcaaaaaagaagaaaactgctaaattaaaattaattaagaGTGAAGACACGGTGGAAGACCTAGATGGACAAAAGGCTGCAGAGGTGAAgaaggaaaagaagaagaaaaagacaaatgaaGCTTCACTGGACAATGGAAAACCTGAAGtacagcaaaaagaaaaatctcgAAAGATGGTTATTGTGGAGGTGGGtaagacaaaacaaaagaaaaaagaaaaaaaagctaagaaGTGTGATCCTGGTGCAGAAGAAGAAATGCAacctaaaaaagagaaaaaaaccaaAGTAGAAGACCTTCAATGTgaagaaagagaaaatgtccaactgagcaagaaaagaaaagagaagtTGTCTGTTCAGGAGGAGCCAGAGGAAGTTCATCCTGACTCCAGTTTGAAGAAAAAGTCTCaaataaagaaggaaaaaatTCCAAAGGAATTGGACAATCAG GATACTTCCGAACAAGAAGTGGCCTTTTTGTCAGCAAAGATCGGAAACACTGATGAAGTGACCAtcaacaag GAAAGACGGCAGGCTTTACAGCTCGAGATCGACATGGCCTCTCAGCCTCAACAAACGGAAAAAACG AGTTTCGGTCAGTGGAGCACGGCTCACTTTGAAAGCTCACAGCAGAAGCAGAAGTTCCTCAAATTAATGGGAGGCTTCAAGCAGGAATTCCGACCGGCTGCCTCTGCAAGTTcgccaaaacaaaacatggcGCTCGGCAAGGAAGCGCAGGAACATTTACAGCGAGGACTCTTGGGAGTGTTTCAACAAGCCCAATCCCGTCAAATGGGCGGAGGTGCAGGACTGGGGTTTGGTCAATCATCCAATAAGTTCTCAATTGACATCAATGCACGTCGATCCGTCCGCTTTGATGACTGA